Proteins found in one Brevinematales bacterium genomic segment:
- a CDS encoding ABC transporter ATP-binding protein — protein MLKLEGVDKVYKIAGKTKQILQRVDLELKEGEIAAVTGKSGCGKTTMLNIIAGLTPPSHGKLYFMGKRIVYFLDLMPSWIRNRKIGFIFQTFKLINEETVASNILLPARIRGHAGKKEQTRMDSLLERLGIAEYKNMRAGLLSGGQKQRVAIARALINNPPLILADEPTANLDKATSLEIFRILEGLAVDEKKAILIVTHKDYMLQRAERVFDMIDGKLIPIQKDDLIGYFDRMMTPIVRMGENQEPKPHPGKPVKVAGHSGKKAGSAAGKGEE, from the coding sequence ATGCTCAAACTGGAAGGCGTAGACAAGGTCTACAAAATAGCCGGCAAAACCAAGCAGATCCTGCAGCGTGTCGATTTGGAACTCAAGGAAGGCGAAATAGCCGCGGTCACCGGGAAATCCGGCTGCGGCAAGACCACGATGCTGAATATCATCGCCGGGCTGACTCCGCCGTCCCACGGGAAACTGTACTTCATGGGCAAGCGCATCGTCTATTTCCTCGACCTGATGCCGTCATGGATACGCAACCGCAAGATCGGCTTCATCTTCCAGACATTCAAACTGATTAACGAAGAGACGGTCGCGTCGAATATCCTGCTTCCCGCGCGGATTCGCGGGCATGCCGGAAAGAAGGAACAGACGCGGATGGATTCGCTTCTGGAACGGCTGGGGATCGCGGAGTATAAGAATATGCGCGCGGGGCTGTTGTCCGGCGGGCAGAAACAGCGTGTCGCTATCGCGCGCGCGCTGATCAATAACCCTCCCCTCATTCTCGCCGACGAACCGACCGCCAACCTCGATAAAGCCACCTCGCTCGAAATATTCCGTATCCTCGAGGGGCTCGCGGTCGACGAGAAGAAAGCTATCCTGATTGTCACCCATAAAGACTATATGCTCCAACGCGCGGAACGGGTTTTCGATATGATTGACGGGAAACTCATCCCCATTCAGAAAGACGACCTGATCGGGTATTTCGACAGGATGATGACTCCCATCGTCAGGATGGGCGAGAATCAGGAGCCGAAACCGCATCCCGGGAAACCGGTTAAGGTCGCGGGGCATTCCGGTAAAAAGGCGGGCAGCGCCGCCGGAAAAGGGGAGGAATAA